From one Geoalkalibacter halelectricus genomic stretch:
- a CDS encoding universal stress protein, whose protein sequence is MLKILLALDLSPHSLRAAEYVARVAPHLDGCQVTALVVSSGIPYSAQQVPPPQAEETEPELHGDEDHLQEMREVRSLLDEVRSLLLKSGLPEERLQTRIKPLGRGIALDILDEARNHDCDTIVVGRRGLSKVKSLLLGSISSTIVQNAEGLTVWVVE, encoded by the coding sequence ATGCTCAAGATCCTTCTGGCTCTGGATCTCTCGCCCCATTCCCTGCGCGCCGCCGAATATGTGGCGCGCGTCGCCCCGCATCTGGACGGCTGCCAAGTGACCGCTCTGGTGGTCAGTTCGGGCATTCCCTACAGCGCTCAGCAGGTGCCCCCGCCACAGGCTGAAGAGACGGAGCCGGAACTGCACGGCGACGAAGATCATCTGCAGGAGATGCGGGAAGTGCGCAGCCTGCTCGATGAGGTCAGGAGCCTGCTGCTCAAGAGCGGGTTGCCCGAGGAGCGCCTGCAAACGCGCATCAAGCCCCTGGGGCGCGGCATCGCCCTGGATATTCTCGATGAGGCGCGCAACCACGACTGCGACACCATCGTCGTCGGGCGCCGCGGCCTCTCCAAGGTCAAATCCCTGCTGCTGGGCAGCATTTCGTCGACCATCGTGCAGAATGCCGAGGGTCTGACCGTGTGGGTGGTGGAATAA